One Arcobacter sp. FWKO B genomic window, TATTTTATGGATCAACACTTATTTGAATTAGATAAAGATTATGAAGTTATTAAAAATGAATTATCCATAAAATATCTTTTAGAAAATTCTATAGAAAAAGAATTTGCAAAACCTATTACATTAATTCTTGGTCAAGGTGGGGTAGGAAAAAGTACATTGACTGAAACATTAGTTAATAAAATAAACAAAAAATATGATTCAAAAAGAGCAATTCTTATAAAGGCTGAAATATTAAAAAATTCATTGAAGAATTCTATTGATAATATTTCTTTGACAATTGATAGTATTTTTGATTTATATAATTTACTCAACTTTCGCAGATAAAACCTAACTGTTTTTTAGTGTAAACCCTGAGCATTAGGATAATCTGTTCCAAATCTTTATTTCTCTTGACAATTTCTTGGGCTTGAACTAGTTGTTCTAATATTTTTATAAATAGTTCCATCGAAATTGCAAGGGTTTCAAGCTGACACTCTAAATTTCTGAAAAGTTCTCCTAATGTTTGTGGTTCATTATTGATACGATTGATATAGCTTGTAAGGTTATAAGCAAGGAAAGATAGAGTAATCCTAGCAATGAGTGCTTCGTAAATTCTATTTTCTTCTTTACCAAATTGGAAATACTCTCGCAAATCTTTATATCCTTGTTCAATATTCCATCGTTTTTTATAGGTATTGATAATTTCAATATCTGATAAATTTGTATTTGTTGAAATAATTGAAATAAGATTATCTTTTGTTTTTATAAAAACTATTTTAATTCTACCAAGTGTTTTATGTGTAGTTGTAGTTGAGGCATAAGAGTATTTAATAGAATTATAGTTACCTAGTTTAGAAGATTTATGACTTTTTACTCGAGTGTACAGTCTTTCAAGTGTTTTATATTTTCCTGTAAATTGCCAAATTCTATTTGATTTTGATAATCTTGCAATTACATCAAGACCTTTTTCTTTTATTTCATAAATAAAATTTGGTTTGGCATACCAACTATCAACAAGTAAATAATCTGCATATATTCCAGATTTTAATACTCTATTTACCATTTGAAGAGCTAAATTATTTTTACTATTATTACCTTCAACTCTTCGTTTATAAGCATTACTTTTATGATGAAAATAGTTTTCATTAACATTTACAATTTGATTTTTGTTGTAGTTAATAGAAAAATCTAACATCATATCAGTATAACAATCACTATAATTTAGTGATACAATATTCAAACCTTTTACAGTTCTATGTTCCTTATTATTCCAAAGATTTCTACAGCTTCCTTCTATAAATTTTCCTCTTTTAATTTCAACTGTGTCATCAATAATTAATACTCTAGTATCAGCAGCCTTTTGAAGTATATGAAGTTTTGAGATTAATTTTACAGAACTTAATAGTAATAGTTTTCTCCAATTATATTTACTGTTTTTCAAAAGTCTATAATATACATCCTTTTTATAGCTATCAGAGCTTTGTTTCATAAATGTAGAGATTCTTTTATTAATGATAAACATATATAAAAAATGTAAAATTATTAAGTATGGTGATTTTCCAATGTCTCTTTTTATAAAATTACTCTGTTTTAAAATAGAACTAAAATTTATATCTCTTAAAACAGATAATACTGGATTTTTTAATACGTTGTTCATAGCAGTTTGGATAAAATTATCAAGTCTCATAAAAAAGCCCTTTATATAGTTGATTGTCGTGATGAAATTATATCAAAAAGTACTTATTTATGGGCTTTATTGTAGCTTTTACATATAAGAAATTAATGATTTTTTATGTGCGAAAGTTGAGTAATTTATATTTAAAATATATTGATAGTGATGCAATTCACTTTGAATTGAATAATAAAAATATCTTTAATTTAAGTATTTTATCAGGAAATATATTATTAATAATTGATGGATTAGATGA contains:
- a CDS encoding transposase; translated protein: MRLDNFIQTAMNNVLKNPVLSVLRDINFSSILKQSNFIKRDIGKSPYLIILHFLYMFIINKRISTFMKQSSDSYKKDVYYRLLKNSKYNWRKLLLLSSVKLISKLHILQKAADTRVLIIDDTVEIKRGKFIEGSCRNLWNNKEHRTVKGLNIVSLNYSDCYTDMMLDFSINYNKNQIVNVNENYFHHKSNAYKRRVEGNNSKNNLALQMVNRVLKSGIYADYLLVDSWYAKPNFIYEIKEKGLDVIARLSKSNRIWQFTGKYKTLERLYTRVKSHKSSKLGNYNSIKYSYASTTTTHKTLGRIKIVFIKTKDNLISIISTNTNLSDIEIINTYKKRWNIEQGYKDLREYFQFGKEENRIYEALIARITLSFLAYNLTSYINRINNEPQTLGELFRNLECQLETLAISMELFIKILEQLVQAQEIVKRNKDLEQIILMLRVYTKKQLGFICES